From the Elusimicrobia bacterium HGW-Elusimicrobia-1 genome, one window contains:
- a CDS encoding motility protein A (Homolog of MotA, appears to be involved in motility on surfaces and under different ionic conditions. With MotS (a MotB homolog) forms the ion channels that couple flagellar rotation to proton/sodium motive force across the membrane and forms the stator elements of the rotary flagellar machine.) — protein sequence MDIMTVSGLLIGGAAIYYTMYVGGVVGLLLNAPAAVLVYGGTLGATLVTYPFIILKRVPKAMMLVLFPPKRYTPQYMMSMLLRLAEKAKKSGVDSLEAEFPTLKDPFLEDGLQAVLDGLDPTVVRENLEKEIVFLRRRHSQVTAVFKSMGAYAPIFGLLGTLIGVVQVLQNLTDPTSIGSSMAVAVTTTFYGIFGTNFIFLPTAGKLAALTEQEVLLKEVAIEGILSIQAGDIPLIVSRKLHSYLAYKTRKEAKK from the coding sequence ATGGACATAATGACAGTATCAGGTTTGTTGATAGGCGGCGCGGCGATATATTATACGATGTATGTCGGCGGTGTCGTCGGGTTGCTTCTGAACGCTCCGGCGGCCGTGCTGGTGTATGGCGGCACGCTCGGAGCCACACTCGTTACCTACCCTTTTATCATATTGAAAAGAGTGCCGAAGGCGATGATGCTCGTATTATTTCCGCCGAAGCGCTATACGCCGCAGTATATGATGAGTATGCTTCTTCGACTCGCCGAAAAAGCTAAAAAGTCGGGCGTTGATTCTCTTGAGGCCGAGTTCCCGACCCTTAAAGACCCGTTTCTGGAAGACGGCCTGCAAGCCGTGCTTGACGGTCTCGACCCCACGGTTGTGCGCGAGAACCTTGAAAAAGAAATAGTGTTTCTCCGTCGCAGACACTCCCAGGTAACCGCAGTTTTTAAAAGCATGGGCGCATACGCTCCTATATTCGGTCTGCTGGGAACTCTTATTGGCGTCGTACAGGTGCTTCAAAACCTGACCGACCCCACATCAATAGGATCGTCGATGGCCGTCGCCGTTACCACCACGTTTTACGGCATCTTCGGCACGAACTTCATATTTCTGCCCACGGCCGGAAAACTCGCCGCGCTGACGGAACAGGAAGTGCTGCTCAAGGAAGTGGCCATCGAGGGCATTCTCTCGATACAGGCGGGCGACATACCGCTCATAGTTTCAAGGAAACTTCACTCGTACCTGGCGTACAAAACCAGAAAAGAGGCGAAAAAATAA
- a CDS encoding spore maturation protein, with amino-acid sequence MIKTFEYLSTAVIPAFLLFAVIFGAARKVRVYDSFVAGARDGLGLIAKIFPYILAVLVAVRTFQASGAFEILQKAFSKTLGALSIPAEALGVALVKPLSGSASLAVFADVLKNTGADSLPSLMSAVIMGSAETTFYVLAVYLGAVGIKKTKYLVPVCVMSDAIGIVVAIITAKLFFK; translated from the coding sequence ATGATAAAAACTTTTGAATATCTCTCGACGGCCGTCATACCCGCGTTTCTTCTTTTCGCCGTAATTTTCGGCGCGGCGCGGAAAGTCAGGGTCTACGACTCTTTCGTCGCCGGAGCCAGGGACGGACTTGGACTGATAGCCAAAATATTTCCTTATATTCTGGCGGTTCTTGTGGCAGTAAGGACTTTTCAGGCGTCGGGCGCGTTCGAGATATTGCAGAAAGCGTTCTCAAAAACCCTCGGCGCGCTCTCGATTCCGGCCGAGGCATTGGGCGTGGCTCTGGTAAAGCCCTTGTCGGGTTCGGCTTCGCTTGCCGTTTTTGCCGACGTACTTAAAAATACCGGAGCCGATTCGCTGCCGTCTCTTATGTCGGCGGTAATAATGGGAAGCGCCGAGACGACCTTTTATGTGCTGGCCGTATATCTGGGGGCGGTAGGAATTAAAAAAACCAAATATCTGGTGCCGGTGTGCGTTATGTCCGACGCAATAGGAATAGTCGTGGCGATAATCACGGCGAAACTTTTTTTCAAATAG
- a CDS encoding LD-carboxypeptidase, whose protein sequence is MQSLRKPLSAYVIAPAWLIKSRREHLLAERNLRRLGFNILNPAFRPAHMLCAGSAAKAAEIRRAFLDPRADVVMALRGGYGSMKILPYLDFSVIKKSPKILAGFSDLSALLNPIYEKTGVIGLHSPMLWNFTSLRPLATRSFINALDGFPNKNLLDGAVSRTFAAGRSTGVLKGGNLVTLTALIGTPWETDTRGAVVFLEDVDEKMHEIDRCLAHWALAGKFQGIRGLALGDFRGVDTRAVFDVIRSLVNVKCPVIYCPDVGHVPRKITFPVGARVALNAPRISGTAALEVLSLDGYPAVGGQSAKNQ, encoded by the coding sequence ATGCAGTCGCTCCGAAAGCCGCTTTCCGCATACGTAATAGCCCCCGCGTGGCTTATAAAGTCCCGACGGGAGCATCTGCTTGCCGAGCGCAATCTCCGTCGGCTGGGATTCAACATTTTGAATCCCGCTTTCCGCCCCGCACACATGCTGTGCGCGGGGTCCGCCGCCAAGGCCGCTGAAATCAGGCGCGCCTTCCTTGACCCGCGCGCGGATGTCGTTATGGCTTTACGCGGCGGTTACGGCTCTATGAAAATATTGCCGTATCTGGACTTCTCCGTCATCAAAAAATCTCCGAAAATACTGGCCGGTTTCAGCGACCTCTCGGCGCTTCTGAATCCTATTTACGAAAAAACCGGCGTAATCGGTCTGCATTCTCCGATGTTATGGAACTTCACGTCCTTGCGACCGCTTGCGACCCGCTCTTTTATCAACGCTCTCGACGGATTTCCGAATAAAAATCTTTTGGACGGGGCCGTCTCGCGGACTTTTGCGGCGGGCCGCTCGACCGGTGTGCTGAAGGGGGGCAATCTCGTCACGCTCACCGCGCTCATAGGCACCCCGTGGGAGACGGACACGCGCGGAGCCGTGGTTTTCCTTGAGGACGTCGACGAGAAAATGCACGAAATAGACAGATGTCTCGCCCATTGGGCGCTGGCGGGCAAATTTCAAGGCATTCGCGGGCTGGCGCTGGGTGATTTCAGGGGCGTGGATACTCGCGCGGTATTCGATGTTATACGCTCTCTTGTCAATGTGAAATGCCCCGTTATATATTGTCCCGACGTCGGTCACGTCCCGCGCAAAATCACGTTTCCCGTCGGGGCGCGGGTAGCCCTCAACGCTCCGCGTATATCCGGCACGGCCGCGCTCGAAGTGCTTTCGCTGGACGGCTATCCCGCCGTTGGCGGGCAATCCGCAAAAAACCAATGA
- a CDS encoding spore maturation protein, with amino-acid sequence MNILFVVIISVSALAAVVTGRLGAFTQGVFEGAKSAVEVSLYLLGIVSLWMGITKILEDAGLVAKIARFMRPAVRILFRNIPPEHPSLASITMNFLANLFGLGNAATPLGIKAMRDLRSLEPDSDDITFEMMLFIVINTASIQLIPFTVVGLLAQYGSSNPSAIILPTITATLISAVTAVLILFAFRKFSKK; translated from the coding sequence ATGAACATATTATTCGTCGTAATAATATCCGTGAGCGCTCTGGCCGCCGTAGTCACCGGACGTCTGGGCGCTTTCACTCAGGGAGTTTTCGAGGGCGCCAAGTCGGCCGTCGAGGTATCGCTTTATCTTTTGGGCATAGTGTCCCTGTGGATGGGGATAACCAAGATACTCGAAGACGCCGGCCTGGTGGCAAAAATAGCCCGCTTTATGCGTCCCGCCGTCAGAATACTTTTCAGAAATATCCCGCCCGAACATCCGTCCCTGGCCTCCATTACCATGAACTTCCTGGCTAATCTCTTCGGCCTCGGCAACGCGGCCACGCCTCTGGGCATAAAAGCCATGCGCGATTTGAGGTCTCTTGAACCCGACTCCGACGACATAACGTTCGAGATGATGCTTTTTATAGTCATAAATACGGCCAGTATTCAGCTTATCCCGTTTACCGTCGTGGGTCTTTTGGCGCAATACGGCTCGTCTAATCCGTCGGCGATAATTCTGCCCACTATAACGGCCACCTTGATATCCGCGGTAACGGCCGTGCTCATACTTTTTGCCTTCAGGAAGTTTTCCAAGAAATGA
- a CDS encoding class II glutamine amidotransferase, whose protein sequence is MCRVLGIKNYSKNIHLPLVGEFLRLAVCGRVPENSKPGHTDGWGFAGYDAAGAPSVVKSGGSAIDERNRILDEIKKIDASPVLIVHLRKSAWDDTTYARHAHPFTFDKYIFAHNGTVEDYKNLAGEIPSDIRPADDSCDTEVLFRYLAGRVMSGHLPSVYNNLRAAFADVAVNRAHTSLTSLFSDGKDIYAFREYTKRPDYYTIHAASVGYSAVVSSEPLPGIKTNWRPMEAGELLRL, encoded by the coding sequence ATGTGCCGCGTTTTGGGAATAAAAAACTACTCTAAGAATATCCACCTGCCGCTGGTCGGCGAGTTTTTGCGCCTTGCGGTTTGCGGCCGCGTGCCCGAAAATTCCAAACCCGGCCACACCGACGGCTGGGGCTTTGCCGGCTATGACGCCGCGGGCGCTCCGTCGGTAGTTAAAAGCGGGGGGTCGGCCATAGACGAAAGAAACAGGATTCTCGACGAGATTAAAAAAATCGACGCCTCGCCGGTTCTCATCGTCCACCTGCGGAAATCCGCCTGGGACGACACGACATACGCCCGCCACGCCCATCCCTTTACGTTCGACAAATATATTTTCGCCCACAACGGCACCGTCGAAGATTACAAAAATCTTGCGGGCGAAATACCGTCCGATATCCGTCCGGCCGACGATTCTTGCGATACCGAGGTATTGTTCAGGTATCTTGCGGGGCGCGTAATGAGCGGACATTTGCCGTCGGTTTATAATAATTTGCGCGCGGCTTTCGCGGACGTCGCCGTAAATCGCGCGCACACGTCCCTGACGTCGCTTTTTTCCGACGGCAAAGACATCTACGCTTTCCGCGAATATACCAAGCGGCCGGATTATTACACCATCCACGCCGCGTCTGTCGGATATTCGGCGGTGGTTTCTTCCGAACCTCTGCCCGGAATCAAAACAAACTGGCGGCCTATGGAAGCCGGCGAACTTCTCCGTCTCTGA
- the miaB gene encoding tRNA (N6-isopentenyl adenosine(37)-C2)-methylthiotransferase MiaB, protein MKYFIKTFGCQMNAADSDFVADALERRGYERNDAPENSDFIVVNTCTVRQHAEDRALSYLGTLRKIKTRNPAARIFLIGCAATRLGKEIKRRFPHVDGIVPAPRIESFDAEFGGESVSSARVGQRGKISASPNGQRAREFVTISRGCSNFCSYCIVPYVRGPHISRPQREIISDVEDVVKSGPGRITLLGQNVNSYSSEGMSFARLLKTVSAAEGVESVGFLTSHPRDMSDEIIIAAAGEPKVRKHFHLPAQSGSDRILSLMNRGYTRARYLKVIESVRRNCPSAEITTDIIVGYPSEKPEEFEDTLSLIREVRFDGFFAFKYSPREGTASAVMADDVPVHEKERRLALALELCPSKAARA, encoded by the coding sequence ATGAAATACTTCATAAAAACTTTCGGATGCCAGATGAACGCGGCCGATTCGGATTTTGTGGCCGACGCGCTTGAAAGGCGCGGCTATGAACGGAACGATGCGCCGGAAAACTCCGATTTTATCGTCGTAAACACCTGCACCGTCCGACAACACGCCGAAGACCGCGCGCTGTCGTATCTCGGGACGCTCAGAAAAATCAAAACGCGCAATCCCGCGGCGAGAATATTTCTTATAGGTTGCGCGGCGACGCGTCTCGGAAAAGAAATTAAGCGAAGATTTCCTCACGTTGACGGCATCGTACCGGCTCCCCGGATAGAAAGTTTCGACGCGGAGTTCGGCGGTGAAAGCGTTTCGTCCGCGCGCGTCGGACAGCGGGGAAAAATCTCCGCCTCCCCGAACGGCCAGCGCGCGCGCGAATTCGTTACCATATCGCGCGGCTGCTCCAATTTCTGCTCCTATTGCATTGTCCCTTACGTTCGCGGCCCGCATATATCCCGCCCGCAGCGGGAAATAATCTCCGACGTGGAAGATGTCGTAAAAAGCGGCCCGGGGCGGATAACTCTTCTGGGACAGAACGTAAATTCTTATTCTTCGGAAGGAATGAGCTTTGCCCGCCTGCTTAAAACCGTTTCCGCCGCCGAAGGCGTCGAAAGCGTGGGGTTTCTCACAAGTCATCCCAGGGATATGAGCGATGAAATAATAATCGCCGCCGCCGGCGAGCCGAAAGTCAGAAAGCATTTTCACTTGCCCGCTCAGTCGGGATCCGACAGGATACTTTCTCTGATGAATCGCGGATACACGCGCGCGCGGTACCTTAAAGTGATTGAAAGCGTCCGCAGGAATTGTCCGTCGGCCGAGATCACCACGGACATAATTGTCGGCTATCCGTCGGAAAAACCGGAGGAATTCGAAGATACCCTTTCGCTTATCCGCGAAGTTCGCTTCGACGGCTTTTTCGCGTTCAAATATTCTCCGCGCGAGGGTACGGCCTCCGCCGTTATGGCCGACGATGTGCCGGTACATGAAAAGGAACGCCGACTGGCGCTCGCGCTCGAACTTTGCCCGTCGAAGGCGGCCCGCGCGTGA